One stretch of Pseudomonas sp. NC02 DNA includes these proteins:
- a CDS encoding Ldh family oxidoreductase encodes MSASPLDVESSSERLSYAQLTDLLRQVFVRHGTSADVAQVLAENCASAERDGAHSHGVFRIPGYVSTLASGWVNGKAVPVVEDVASGFVRVDAGNGFAQPALQAARPLLVEKARSAGIALLAIHNSHHFAALWPDVEPFAEEGLVALSVVNSMTCVVPHGADRPLFGTNPIAFAAPRADGLPIVFDLATSAIAHGDVQIAARKGERLPPGMGVDSLGQPTQDPKAILEGGALLPFGGHKGSALSMMVELLAAALTGGNFSFEFNWSDHPGARTPWTGQLLIVIDPSKTAGQSFAERSQELVRQMHAAGLRRLPGDRRHRTRAKSQAGGIEIETQELSRLRVLAQA; translated from the coding sequence ATGTCTGCATCGCCTTTGGATGTCGAGTCTTCATCAGAGCGACTCAGTTATGCGCAATTGACCGACCTGCTGCGCCAGGTGTTTGTCCGCCACGGTACGTCGGCCGATGTGGCCCAGGTGCTGGCCGAGAACTGCGCCAGCGCCGAGCGCGACGGTGCCCACAGCCACGGTGTATTCCGTATCCCCGGTTACGTCTCGACCCTGGCCAGTGGCTGGGTCAACGGCAAGGCGGTGCCGGTGGTCGAGGATGTGGCCAGCGGATTTGTGCGGGTGGATGCCGGCAACGGCTTCGCCCAGCCCGCACTGCAAGCCGCCCGCCCGTTGTTGGTGGAAAAGGCCCGCAGTGCCGGGATTGCCTTGCTGGCGATCCATAACTCCCACCACTTCGCGGCGCTTTGGCCGGATGTCGAGCCCTTCGCCGAAGAAGGCCTGGTGGCCTTGAGCGTGGTCAACAGCATGACCTGCGTGGTGCCCCACGGCGCCGACCGCCCGCTGTTCGGCACCAACCCCATTGCCTTCGCCGCGCCCCGCGCCGATGGCCTGCCGATCGTGTTTGACCTGGCCACCAGCGCTATCGCCCATGGCGACGTGCAGATTGCCGCGCGCAAGGGCGAGCGCCTGCCGCCGGGCATGGGCGTGGACAGCCTCGGCCAGCCGACCCAGGACCCCAAGGCGATCCTCGAAGGCGGCGCACTGCTGCCGTTTGGCGGGCACAAGGGGTCGGCCCTGTCGATGATGGTCGAGCTGCTGGCCGCGGCCCTCACGGGCGGTAACTTCTCGTTTGAGTTCAACTGGTCCGATCACCCCGGCGCCCGCACCCCATGGACCGGCCAACTGCTGATCGTGATCGACCCGAGCAAGACCGCCGGGCAGAGCTTCGCCGAGCGCAGCCAGGAGCTGGTGCGACAGATGCATGCGGCAGGGTTGCGGCGTTTGCCGGGGGATCGGCGCCATCGCACACGGGCGAAGTCGCAGGCAGGCGGGATCGAGATCGAAACGCAGGAATTGAGTCGGTTGCGGGTGTTGGCACAGGCCTGA
- a CDS encoding M20 family metallopeptidase — protein sequence MSKQQALANVRQYLAEGHFEADLRRRIAIRSESQNPGQAHELTRYLQQEIQPALIAMGFECQMLDNPSGAGPLLFASRHEGADLPTVLTYGHGDVVLGYDEQWREGLSPWALSVEGDRWYGRGTADNKGQHSVNLTALEHVIKQREGRLGFNVKVLFETGEECGSPGLREICTLHRELLQADVFIASDGPRLNDSRPTIFLGSRGSALFSLEVNARDKGLHSGNWGGVMSNPAVVLANALASLVDKDGRIRCRTLVPDAIPDSVREAIRDLDIHPRSLGRELDVDWGEPGLTLGERLFGWNTVEILAFIAGNPTKPVNAIPPRATAHCQLRFVVGTDWQNLQKLLRQHLDAEGFQQVDIVIDRCTPASRLDPDNPWVRFAKQSIADATHRPVAVLPNLAGTLPNDIFADILGLPTLWIPHSYPGCSQHAPDEHLLGSVVLEGLQIMTSLFWDLGHLAPFKPQ from the coding sequence ATGTCCAAGCAACAAGCGCTCGCGAATGTTCGCCAGTACCTGGCCGAAGGCCATTTTGAAGCCGATCTGCGTCGCAGGATTGCCATTCGCAGCGAAAGCCAGAACCCCGGCCAGGCGCACGAACTGACGCGGTACCTGCAACAGGAAATACAACCAGCGCTGATCGCAATGGGTTTTGAATGCCAGATGCTCGATAACCCGTCGGGCGCCGGCCCGTTGCTGTTCGCCTCACGCCACGAAGGGGCTGATTTGCCTACGGTATTAACGTATGGACATGGCGACGTAGTGCTCGGGTATGACGAGCAATGGCGCGAGGGCCTCAGCCCTTGGGCGTTGAGCGTGGAAGGTGATCGTTGGTATGGCCGAGGCACCGCGGACAACAAGGGCCAGCACAGCGTCAACCTGACTGCCCTCGAGCACGTCATCAAGCAACGTGAGGGGCGCTTGGGCTTTAACGTCAAAGTGCTGTTCGAAACCGGCGAAGAATGCGGTTCTCCCGGGCTGCGGGAGATTTGCACTCTGCACCGGGAGCTGTTGCAAGCCGATGTGTTCATCGCCTCCGACGGGCCGCGCTTGAACGACAGTCGCCCGACAATATTCCTCGGTTCCAGAGGTTCCGCGTTGTTTTCCCTGGAAGTCAACGCACGCGACAAGGGCCTTCACTCCGGTAACTGGGGCGGTGTGATGTCCAACCCCGCCGTAGTATTGGCCAATGCGCTAGCCAGCCTGGTGGACAAGGACGGTCGTATTCGCTGCCGAACGCTGGTGCCTGACGCCATACCCGACTCCGTACGCGAAGCCATCCGCGACTTGGACATCCATCCGCGCTCCCTGGGCCGGGAACTGGATGTTGATTGGGGCGAGCCTGGCCTGACCCTGGGTGAACGACTCTTCGGCTGGAACACGGTGGAGATCCTTGCGTTTATCGCAGGCAATCCGACCAAACCGGTCAACGCCATTCCACCCCGCGCCACCGCGCATTGCCAGTTGCGATTTGTGGTCGGCACTGACTGGCAGAATCTGCAAAAGCTGCTGCGCCAACACCTGGATGCCGAGGGGTTTCAACAGGTCGATATCGTGATTGACCGTTGCACACCGGCCAGTCGCCTGGACCCTGACAACCCTTGGGTACGCTTCGCCAAACAGTCGATCGCCGATGCCACCCACCGGCCCGTTGCCGTGTTACCGAACCTTGCAGGCACCCTGCCCAACGATATTTTCGCGGACATATTGGGTTTGCCCACCTTGTGGATACCGCACTCCTACCCCGGGTGTTCACAACATGCGCCGGATGAGCATCTGTTGGGCTCGGTAGTCCTCGAAGGGCTGCAAATCATGACCTCGCTGTTCTGGGACCTGGGTCACCTCGCCCCCTTCAAACCACAATAA
- a CDS encoding LEA type 2 family protein has product MRKLMVLSLLLLTLSACALFPNRDPVNINVVGIEPLQSQDLEVRFAVKLRIQNPNETAIDYSGVALDLEVNGRPLASGVSDQGGSIPRFSETVLTVPVSVSAFSVLRQTLGLSQTQSLNNLPYVLRGKLAGGLFGTMRFVDRGTLDFPNTATW; this is encoded by the coding sequence ATGCGCAAGCTCATGGTTTTGTCACTGCTGCTACTCACCCTGAGCGCGTGCGCGCTGTTTCCCAATCGCGACCCGGTGAACATCAACGTGGTGGGCATCGAGCCGCTGCAGAGCCAGGACCTGGAAGTGCGTTTCGCGGTGAAGCTGCGGATACAAAATCCGAATGAAACCGCCATCGACTACAGCGGCGTGGCCCTGGACCTGGAGGTCAATGGCCGGCCGCTGGCGTCCGGGGTGAGTGACCAGGGTGGCTCGATCCCACGCTTTTCGGAGACGGTGCTGACGGTGCCGGTGAGCGTTTCGGCGTTTTCCGTGTTGCGCCAGACCCTTGGCTTGAGCCAGACCCAGAGTTTGAATAACCTGCCGTACGTGTTGCGCGGGAAACTCGCAGGTGGCCTGTTTGGCACCATGCGTTTTGTGGATCGCGGGACCCTGGACTTTCCCAACACTGCCACTTGGTAA
- a CDS encoding LysR family transcriptional regulator: protein MDYRYFLAVFDTGSLAAAGERLHIAPSAVSRQISLLEETIGVPLFERRPRGMQPTAAGNALADHARRALLEEQSLLSELRAGDYPGAKVVRLVSTEGLSRYFLPQVLIRHYQQNPVFQYVLEVMSPHECADKVRRGEADVGLVFSTEPVEGVEVRHSSRSPIRAVMRVGHPLAAVRQLSLRSLSAYPLALTPKGSTQRQLFDLVCQMEGLTFNHVMTCNYSGAIHEFVRNTDTIAFGGAISHRANGSDELTSAALSNPQFSDRAIQVLTMPKRALPAALERFIESLVGFLKDAD, encoded by the coding sequence GTGGATTATCGTTATTTCCTGGCCGTATTCGATACAGGATCACTGGCTGCTGCCGGCGAACGCTTGCACATCGCGCCCAGTGCGGTCAGTCGCCAGATCTCCCTGTTGGAAGAAACCATCGGGGTTCCATTGTTCGAGCGCCGGCCAAGGGGCATGCAGCCCACAGCGGCCGGCAATGCCTTGGCCGATCACGCACGGCGTGCCTTGCTGGAGGAGCAAAGCCTGCTCTCGGAGCTACGGGCGGGCGATTATCCGGGCGCGAAAGTGGTTCGGCTGGTGTCCACCGAGGGGCTGTCCCGTTATTTCCTGCCTCAGGTGCTGATCCGGCATTATCAGCAAAATCCCGTTTTCCAGTATGTGCTGGAAGTGATGTCGCCTCACGAATGCGCGGATAAAGTGAGACGCGGCGAAGCCGATGTGGGGTTGGTATTCAGTACCGAGCCTGTCGAAGGGGTTGAAGTGCGGCATTCCAGTCGCTCGCCGATCCGCGCGGTGATGCGGGTGGGGCATCCACTGGCGGCGGTCAGGCAACTGTCCCTTCGATCGCTGTCCGCTTACCCGTTGGCGCTGACGCCAAAAGGCTCTACCCAGCGGCAATTGTTCGACCTGGTTTGCCAGATGGAAGGGCTGACGTTCAATCACGTAATGACCTGCAATTATTCGGGCGCCATCCATGAATTCGTTCGCAACACGGACACCATCGCGTTTGGTGGGGCGATCAGTCATCGGGCGAATGGGAGCGACGAGCTGACCTCGGCTGCGCTGTCGAACCCGCAGTTTTCAGACCGGGCAATTCAAGTCCTGACCATGCCCAAGCGTGCTTTGCCGGCGGCGCTGGAGCGGTTTATCGAGAGTCTTGTCGGATTCCTGAAGGACGCTGACTGA
- a CDS encoding YqjD family protein — protein sequence MARKSAAQAVEDQIKDQAFSELTALIEESDKLLKSSASLVGEEGETLREQVAIKLKQALDSVSNVRERSKPVVDATETYIGGHPWQTVAISAGFGLVVGLLLGRRN from the coding sequence ATGGCTCGCAAATCTGCCGCCCAAGCCGTCGAAGACCAAATCAAGGACCAAGCCTTCAGTGAGCTGACCGCACTGATCGAAGAATCGGACAAGCTGCTCAAAAGCAGCGCGTCACTGGTGGGGGAAGAAGGTGAAACCCTGCGTGAACAGGTCGCCATCAAGCTCAAGCAGGCGCTGGACTCGGTGTCCAACGTGCGCGAGCGCAGCAAGCCGGTGGTGGATGCCACCGAAACCTATATCGGTGGCCACCCATGGCAGACCGTGGCGATTTCCGCCGGGTTTGGCCTGGTAGTCGGCCTGTTGCTGGGCCGCCGCAACTGA
- a CDS encoding GNAT family N-acetyltransferase — translation MDAQPTLYTERLILRPLTLEDAEGVQQQFPHWEVVRYLNALVPWPYPADGARSYLEQVALPAMARGEEWHWSIRLKSAPGVLIGNVSLMDEVDNNRGFWLAPQWQGQGLMAEASAAVTEYWFEVLERPVMRVPKAAPNVASRRISERTGMRLVRTDEGQFVAGSLPKDIWEITREEWLGSRRG, via the coding sequence ATGGATGCGCAACCTACGCTGTATACCGAACGGCTGATCCTGCGGCCGTTGACGCTGGAGGATGCCGAGGGTGTCCAGCAGCAATTTCCGCATTGGGAAGTGGTGCGTTACCTGAATGCCCTGGTGCCCTGGCCGTACCCGGCGGATGGTGCGCGCAGCTATCTGGAGCAGGTTGCATTGCCGGCGATGGCCCGGGGTGAGGAGTGGCATTGGTCGATCCGCCTGAAAAGCGCGCCTGGGGTGTTGATTGGTAATGTCAGCCTGATGGATGAGGTGGACAACAACCGCGGCTTTTGGCTGGCGCCGCAGTGGCAGGGCCAGGGGTTGATGGCCGAGGCCAGTGCGGCGGTGACTGAGTATTGGTTTGAGGTGCTGGAGCGGCCTGTGATGCGGGTGCCCAAAGCGGCGCCGAACGTGGCGTCTCGCAGGATTTCCGAGCGGACGGGGATGCGGTTGGTCAGGACCGATGAGGGGCAGTTTGTCGCTGGGAGTTTGCCCAAGGATATCTGGGAGATTACCCGGGAGGAATGGCTGGGGAGTCGGCGGGGCTGA
- a CDS encoding MFS transporter — protein sequence MTALSSPTVSPTIAKATPLWKPIGAALIGNTLEWFDLSVYAYFALTISKVFFPAADPAVSLFLAFATFGLSFLIRPLGAAVLGSYADRQGRKKALTLSIMLMLIGTAMIAVMPSYATIGIIAPIGILFARLLQGFSAGGEFGSSTAFMMEHAPQKTRNFVASLQFASQGFGVVIASLFGYFLTISLNDQQMFDWGWRVPFFFGLILAPVGLYIRRTVDESPDFKESQPGSRPLREVLLSQKTLLLVAMGVLIVSTASNFMIKYMPSYASTTLDIPQSTGFLATLTGGIILTVVTPVVGFITGYVSRIKIMLWASSIYILVIFPAFAWLNRVPSATSLLLVVSMMALIKAVYFAPLASLMADVFPVRTRVTGMSLSYNLAVTIFGGFAPVIATGLIALTGSQLAPSFYLIAAAALSIGALVVAKRTLRLV from the coding sequence ATGACAGCGTTATCGTCCCCCACCGTTTCACCCACGATCGCAAAGGCCACGCCCCTCTGGAAACCCATTGGCGCGGCCTTGATCGGTAATACGCTTGAATGGTTCGACCTGTCGGTGTACGCCTATTTTGCGCTGACCATCAGCAAGGTATTTTTCCCGGCCGCCGACCCGGCCGTGTCGCTGTTCCTGGCCTTCGCGACCTTCGGCCTTTCATTTCTTATCCGGCCACTGGGCGCTGCCGTGCTCGGTTCCTATGCCGACCGGCAGGGACGCAAGAAGGCGTTGACGCTGTCCATCATGCTGATGCTGATAGGGACGGCGATGATTGCCGTGATGCCCAGCTATGCAACTATCGGGATTATTGCGCCGATCGGTATTCTGTTCGCCCGCCTGCTCCAGGGTTTCTCCGCCGGTGGTGAGTTCGGCAGCTCCACCGCGTTCATGATGGAGCATGCACCGCAGAAGACCCGTAACTTTGTCGCGAGCCTGCAGTTTGCAAGCCAGGGCTTTGGCGTGGTCATCGCCTCATTGTTCGGCTACTTCCTGACCATCAGCCTGAATGATCAACAGATGTTCGACTGGGGTTGGCGCGTGCCGTTTTTCTTCGGGCTGATCCTCGCCCCGGTGGGCCTGTACATCCGCCGCACGGTGGATGAGTCGCCCGATTTCAAGGAAAGCCAGCCGGGCTCACGGCCGTTGCGGGAAGTGCTGCTCTCGCAGAAGACCTTGTTGCTGGTGGCGATGGGCGTGCTGATCGTGTCGACGGCGTCCAACTTCATGATCAAGTACATGCCGTCTTATGCCTCGACCACCTTGGACATTCCCCAGTCCACAGGCTTCCTGGCCACGCTGACGGGCGGGATCATCCTGACCGTGGTGACGCCGGTTGTAGGGTTCATCACCGGTTATGTCAGCCGGATCAAAATCATGTTGTGGGCCTCGAGCATCTACATCCTCGTAATCTTTCCGGCATTCGCCTGGCTCAACAGAGTACCGAGCGCCACCTCGTTGTTGCTGGTGGTGTCGATGATGGCGTTGATCAAGGCCGTCTACTTCGCCCCACTGGCATCACTTATGGCCGATGTATTTCCCGTACGCACCCGGGTGACCGGCATGTCACTCAGCTACAACCTGGCCGTGACGATATTCGGTGGCTTTGCACCGGTGATTGCAACCGGGTTGATCGCGCTGACCGGCTCGCAGCTGGCGCCGAGCTTTTACCTGATAGCGGCGGCTGCCCTCAGCATTGGCGCGCTCGTGGTGGCAAAGAGAACATTGCGCCTGGTGTAG
- a CDS encoding LysR substrate-binding domain-containing protein encodes MNIANVDLNLLKTFEALHDESSASRAALRLGVTQSAISAALRRLRDVYGDQLFVRTGRGLAPTLRANQLKPVISEALDRCRQSLAMVDPLGNHYQGRSVVVGLSDDFEIAYGRRLIEEIARRAPKLRLMFRQTHSQIVADALLDRSLDLAITAGGFAERRLSRQVLGEGHYACLVDPDSLAPGQQAIDLDEFVRREHVLVSSGGFIGITDEGLAAQGLSRHVGASTTHFAALPFLLKGSQAVATIPGHAAQAIAQMTGLRELPCPLALPRYPVELGWRTQAQLDPLLLKVREAIEACFTSPPSGD; translated from the coding sequence ATGAATATCGCCAACGTCGATCTCAACCTGCTGAAAACCTTCGAGGCCCTGCACGACGAATCCAGTGCCAGCCGTGCCGCCCTGCGTCTTGGCGTCACGCAGTCGGCGATCAGTGCAGCCCTGCGCCGCTTGCGCGATGTGTACGGCGATCAGTTGTTCGTGCGTACCGGCCGGGGCCTGGCGCCCACCTTGCGGGCCAATCAGTTGAAGCCGGTGATCAGCGAAGCCCTGGATCGCTGCCGCCAGAGCCTGGCGATGGTGGATCCCCTGGGCAATCACTATCAGGGCCGTTCGGTGGTGGTGGGGTTATCGGATGATTTCGAAATCGCCTACGGCCGGCGGCTGATTGAAGAGATTGCCCGGCGTGCGCCAAAGCTGCGGTTGATGTTCCGCCAGACCCACAGCCAGATCGTTGCCGACGCCCTGCTCGACCGCAGCCTGGACCTGGCAATCACCGCCGGCGGGTTTGCCGAGCGCCGGTTGAGCCGGCAGGTATTGGGGGAAGGCCATTACGCGTGCCTGGTGGACCCCGACAGCCTGGCGCCGGGACAACAGGCCATCGACCTCGACGAGTTCGTCAGGCGCGAGCATGTGCTGGTGTCATCCGGCGGGTTTATCGGGATCACCGACGAGGGCCTGGCCGCGCAGGGGCTGAGCCGCCACGTAGGTGCCTCGACCACACACTTCGCGGCGCTGCCGTTCCTGCTCAAGGGCAGCCAGGCGGTGGCGACCATCCCCGGCCATGCGGCCCAGGCCATCGCGCAGATGACCGGACTGAGGGAGCTGCCTTGCCCGCTGGCGCTGCCGCGTTACCCGGTGGAGCTGGGCTGGCGCACCCAGGCGCAACTGGATCCGTTGCTGCTCAAGGTGCGCGAGGCAATCGAGGCTTGTTTTACTTCGCCGCCATCAGGCGATTGA
- a CDS encoding carbon-nitrogen hydrolase family protein, with protein MPVSTVAALQIGSLPGGKAETLEQILSYEDEILRSGAQLVVMAEALLGGYPKGEGFGTQLGYRLPEGREAFARYFANAIDVPGVETEALAGLSARTGASLVLGVIERSGSTLYCTVLYFEPVGGLVARHRKLMPTGTERLIWGKGDGSTLPVVDAAVGRIGGAVCWENMMPLLRTAMYAKGVEVWCAPTVDEREMWQVSMRHIAHEGRCFVVSACQVQASPQALGVEVANWPVDRPLIAGGSVIVGPMGDVLAGPLLGGAGLLVARIDTDDLVRARYDYDVVGHYARPDIFELTVDERVRAGVRFIVD; from the coding sequence ATGCCTGTTTCTACCGTGGCTGCGCTGCAAATCGGTTCCTTGCCGGGTGGCAAGGCTGAGACCCTGGAACAGATCCTGTCCTACGAGGACGAAATCCTGCGCAGCGGTGCGCAACTGGTGGTGATGGCGGAAGCGTTGCTCGGGGGTTATCCCAAAGGTGAAGGCTTCGGCACCCAGCTGGGGTATCGCCTGCCTGAAGGGCGCGAGGCCTTTGCGCGGTATTTTGCCAATGCGATTGATGTGCCGGGTGTGGAGACCGAAGCGCTGGCCGGCTTGTCGGCGCGCACCGGGGCGAGCCTGGTGTTGGGTGTGATTGAGCGCAGTGGCAGCACGTTGTATTGCACGGTGCTGTATTTCGAGCCGGTGGGCGGGTTGGTGGCCAGGCATCGCAAATTGATGCCTACCGGCACTGAGCGGCTGATCTGGGGCAAGGGTGATGGTTCGACGTTGCCGGTGGTTGATGCCGCGGTAGGGCGCATCGGCGGCGCCGTGTGCTGGGAGAACATGATGCCGTTGTTGCGCACCGCGATGTACGCCAAGGGTGTGGAAGTGTGGTGCGCGCCGACGGTGGATGAGCGGGAAATGTGGCAGGTGAGCATGCGGCATATTGCCCATGAGGGGCGGTGTTTTGTGGTGAGTGCGTGTCAGGTGCAGGCGTCACCCCAGGCGTTGGGCGTGGAGGTGGCGAACTGGCCGGTGGATCGGCCTCTGATCGCGGGGGGCAGTGTGATTGTCGGGCCCATGGGGGACGTTCTTGCCGGGCCATTGCTCGGTGGGGCGGGGTTGCTGGTGGCGCGGATTGATACGGATGATTTGGTGCGGGCGCGGTATGACTATGATGTGGTTGGGCATTATGCCCGGCCGGATATTTTCGAATTGACCGTGGATGAGCGGGTTAGGGCGGGGGTGCGGTTTATTGTTGACTGA